A genome region from Tistrella bauzanensis includes the following:
- a CDS encoding DUF1501 domain-containing protein, protein MKCSRRNFLTTSAMVLTGGVSFSLLRPSFAAASVDDRYFIFVNLRGAADGMATLPPVGDPDYADLRGALAFDTAEVGLIDDGLFAFNPALNSLRPWYDAGDLLFVHAVATPYRNRSHFDGQAVLENGLADQHRTNSGWLGRALQARDNAPVAVAVDGGVPLVLTGADRVMNWSPGRTSVPSPDVVERLAALYEADARFASFADAMRTSVDSIRRLRATGTPQAASFVVAARFLTENGGPRVAVLSVDGWDTHTVQGTIKGRSQDALSKLANGLSTMRQTLGEERWTKTIILVASEFGRTARPNGSNGTDHGTGGAMMLCGGAVNGGRIVADWPGLSESALYDGRDLKPTLDMRAVLKGVALDHLRVSRESVENVVFPATSDVVPLADLVKI, encoded by the coding sequence ATGAAGTGCTCGCGGCGCAATTTCCTGACCACGTCGGCCATGGTCCTGACAGGGGGTGTTTCGTTCTCGCTGCTACGGCCTTCCTTTGCGGCCGCGTCCGTTGACGATAGATACTTCATATTCGTGAACCTGAGGGGTGCCGCGGACGGAATGGCCACGTTGCCACCTGTCGGCGATCCGGACTACGCGGATCTACGCGGGGCGCTTGCCTTCGACACGGCGGAGGTTGGTTTGATCGACGATGGCCTCTTCGCCTTCAACCCGGCACTGAACTCGCTTCGTCCGTGGTACGACGCTGGCGACCTGTTGTTCGTTCATGCCGTCGCGACTCCTTATAGAAACCGCTCCCATTTTGACGGACAGGCCGTTCTTGAAAACGGGCTCGCCGATCAACACCGGACAAATAGCGGGTGGTTGGGGCGGGCGCTCCAGGCACGTGACAATGCTCCGGTCGCCGTGGCCGTTGACGGTGGTGTACCTCTGGTGCTGACCGGCGCAGATCGGGTGATGAACTGGTCGCCTGGGAGAACCAGTGTACCATCCCCCGATGTGGTTGAGCGACTTGCGGCTCTTTATGAAGCTGATGCACGCTTTGCATCATTCGCTGATGCCATGAGAACCTCGGTAGACAGCATTAGGCGACTAAGGGCGACAGGGACGCCGCAAGCAGCATCCTTTGTCGTAGCAGCGCGTTTTTTGACAGAGAATGGTGGCCCGCGTGTCGCTGTTCTGTCAGTCGATGGCTGGGATACACATACGGTACAAGGAACCATCAAGGGACGATCTCAAGATGCACTGTCCAAGCTCGCAAATGGCTTGTCTACCATGAGACAGACACTTGGCGAGGAACGATGGACTAAGACGATTATTCTAGTTGCAAGTGAGTTTGGCCGTACTGCCCGCCCGAATGGCAGCAATGGGACCGATCACGGCACGGGAGGGGCGATGATGTTGTGCGGCGGCGCGGTGAATGGTGGTCGTATCGTTGCTGACTGGCCGGGCTTGTCTGAGTCGGCTCTGTACGATGGCCGTGATCTGAAACCCACTCTAGACATGCGTGCCGTACTCAAAGGGGTTGCGTTGGATCATCTGAGGGTTTCTCGGGAAAGCGTTGAAAACGTCGTGTTTCCCGCGACATCTGACGTTGTTCCGCTGGCTGATCTCGTCAAGATATAG
- a CDS encoding TonB-dependent receptor — protein MRSSFTRRRGPSALVALCTIVSPAPVLADDVAATELDRMVITAQGRPEPRARASGTVQVIDTDTIRRSSARSVTDLLAENAVGFFSDWSPGQTSFNIRGGATDGQGRDWRSQVTVLMNGRRAGTANLSKLSPDDLDRIEIIRGPASVIYGAQAIGGVVNLITRSGATEEAGSEITARVGSFGLARGHAATAGASGGFDHYVGLGGGVQDDYDTPEGRLDNTGWRRGGGLGAFGFQNERLGRIDLTLRTDGVYDAGFRGSQWDTNNTDDRRNASIDLGWDREFGAGIGVAAQAYVVRDVDSFHWGAERQRSGADGFSSDDNRRQLDVMGLKLAPRLAVDDDTDLIFGIDAETAKLRSDRVRQSVTGGTTAQVPPYDINEDTDSLGVYGEAVHRAFDDALTLRGGARWSYGRVSTRVTPNQPLLVKRTESWDDVTWSVGAAWAAWPTVTLRAGVATGFRAPTGTELASDFTAVGGGRTFGNPDLDPERSLQFELGAAHADGPLFVDAALFQNTITDRITTVTTGTDQRTYANAGGDAIIRGLELQARYDLARRLGWQDWALAVQGSGVWNFEMRDEGADPALTGPDRTRLQRMHETQAALGVSFGARGIWSMTTTAVFRGPLYYETEESLVAGAESDSRYVHRKGSSWLMNLRGDWYVTDALTLFGGIDNLWDVNDHPLFIATDSVPYRGDPVSSNGGLGNSQAGRSAYVGATWRF, from the coding sequence ATGCGCAGCTCTTTCACGCGCCGACGCGGGCCATCGGCGCTGGTGGCCCTCTGCACCATAGTGTCACCGGCGCCGGTGCTGGCCGATGACGTCGCTGCCACGGAACTCGACCGTATGGTCATCACCGCCCAGGGCCGGCCGGAGCCGCGGGCGCGGGCCTCGGGCACGGTGCAGGTGATCGACACCGACACCATCCGGCGCTCGTCTGCCCGCTCGGTCACCGATCTTCTGGCCGAGAACGCGGTCGGGTTCTTCAGCGACTGGAGCCCCGGTCAGACCTCGTTCAACATCCGTGGCGGTGCCACCGACGGCCAGGGCCGCGACTGGCGCAGTCAGGTGACCGTGCTGATGAACGGCCGCCGCGCCGGCACCGCCAATCTGTCGAAGCTGTCGCCCGATGATCTGGACCGGATCGAGATCATCCGTGGCCCGGCCTCGGTGATCTATGGCGCTCAGGCTATCGGCGGCGTGGTCAATCTGATCACCCGGTCGGGGGCGACCGAAGAGGCCGGCAGCGAGATCACCGCGCGCGTCGGATCGTTCGGCCTTGCCCGCGGCCATGCCGCCACCGCCGGCGCCAGCGGCGGCTTCGATCATTATGTCGGCCTGGGCGGCGGCGTGCAGGACGATTACGACACGCCCGAAGGCCGGCTCGACAACACCGGCTGGCGGCGTGGCGGCGGGCTGGGCGCCTTCGGCTTCCAGAATGAGCGGTTGGGGCGCATCGACCTGACGCTGCGCACCGACGGCGTCTATGATGCCGGCTTCCGGGGCTCGCAATGGGACACCAACAACACCGATGACCGGCGCAATGCCTCGATCGATCTGGGCTGGGACCGGGAATTCGGTGCCGGGATCGGTGTTGCCGCGCAGGCCTATGTGGTGCGCGATGTCGACAGCTTTCATTGGGGGGCCGAACGTCAGCGCAGCGGCGCCGACGGCTTCTCGTCCGACGACAACCGCCGGCAGCTTGACGTGATGGGCCTGAAGCTGGCGCCGCGTCTGGCGGTCGATGACGACACCGATCTGATCTTCGGCATCGATGCCGAAACCGCGAAACTGCGCAGTGACCGTGTCCGGCAATCGGTGACCGGCGGGACGACCGCCCAGGTGCCGCCCTATGACATCAACGAGGATACCGACAGCCTCGGCGTCTATGGCGAGGCCGTGCACCGGGCGTTCGACGATGCCTTGACCCTGCGTGGCGGGGCGCGCTGGAGCTATGGCCGGGTGTCGACCCGCGTGACCCCGAACCAGCCGCTGCTGGTGAAGCGCACCGAAAGCTGGGATGACGTGACCTGGAGTGTCGGTGCCGCCTGGGCCGCGTGGCCGACCGTGACGCTGAGGGCCGGGGTGGCGACCGGCTTCCGCGCGCCCACCGGCACCGAGCTTGCCTCGGATTTCACCGCCGTCGGTGGCGGCCGCACCTTCGGCAATCCGGATCTCGATCCCGAACGCAGTCTGCAATTCGAGCTGGGCGCCGCCCATGCCGACGGGCCGCTGTTCGTGGATGCGGCCCTGTTCCAGAACACGATCACCGACCGCATCACCACGGTGACCACCGGCACCGATCAGCGGACTTATGCCAATGCCGGCGGCGATGCCATCATCCGCGGGCTGGAACTTCAGGCCCGCTATGACCTTGCCCGCCGGCTTGGCTGGCAGGACTGGGCGCTGGCCGTTCAGGGATCAGGGGTGTGGAATTTCGAAATGCGCGACGAGGGCGCCGATCCGGCGCTGACCGGCCCCGATCGCACGCGGCTGCAACGGATGCATGAAACCCAGGCGGCGCTGGGGGTGAGCTTCGGCGCGCGCGGCATCTGGTCGATGACGACGACGGCTGTCTTCCGTGGCCCGCTCTATTACGAGACCGAGGAGTCGCTGGTGGCCGGTGCCGAGTCCGACAGCCGGTATGTGCATCGCAAGGGGTCGAGCTGGCTGATGAACCTGCGTGGCGACTGGTATGTGACTGACGCCCTGACCCTGTTCGGCGGCATCGACAATCTGTGGGATGTGAACGATCACCCGCTGTTCATCGCCACCGACAGCGTGCCCTATCGGGGCGATCCGGTGTCATCGAACGGTGGCCTTGGCAACAGTCAGGCCGGACGGAGTGCCTATGTCGGCGCGACCTGGCGGTTCTGA
- the pncA gene encoding bifunctional nicotinamidase/pyrazinamidase, producing MPGGALAVADGDAVVPLVNRLGRLFAEVVLTQDWHAAGHTSFASSHAGHAPFQTVDLDYGAQVLWPDHCVQGSRGADLHDGLDLPQARLVIRKGDDPAVDSYSAFLAADRTSPTGLDGYLRSRGITRVFICGLATDFCVAWTALDARTAGFEAVVVEDACRAIDTDGSLDRARQQMQAAGVRLVGSAELTAAVTG from the coding sequence ATGCCCGGTGGTGCGTTGGCGGTGGCCGATGGCGACGCGGTGGTGCCGCTGGTCAACCGGCTGGGCCGGCTGTTCGCCGAAGTGGTGCTGACCCAGGACTGGCATGCGGCGGGCCATACCTCCTTCGCCAGCAGCCATGCGGGGCATGCACCATTCCAGACCGTGGATCTGGACTATGGCGCCCAGGTGCTGTGGCCCGACCATTGCGTGCAGGGCAGCCGTGGCGCCGATCTGCATGACGGGCTGGATCTGCCGCAGGCACGGCTGGTGATCCGCAAGGGCGACGACCCGGCGGTCGACAGCTATTCGGCCTTTCTTGCCGCCGACCGCACCAGTCCGACCGGGCTTGACGGCTATCTGCGCAGCCGCGGCATCACCCGCGTGTTCATCTGCGGGCTTGCCACCGATTTCTGCGTGGCCTGGACCGCCCTCGACGCCCGCACCGCCGGTTTCGAGGCGGTGGTGGTCGAGGATGCCTGCCGGGCCATCGACACCGACGGATCGCTCGATCGGGCACGCCAGCAGATGCAGGCGGCCGGCGTGCGGCTGGTCGGCAGCGCCGAACTGACGGCTGCCGTCACCGGCTGA
- a CDS encoding DUF1800 domain-containing protein: MLSEKHIVAATRFGLGVTPGMMDDMRDDPRGWVVAQVEGAVTAQEYDVPMLDERLSVIFPKAGAGDAKTISRRREAFINSAREARIGRALSTPSPYVERLTRFWFGHFTVSTSKLIMLVLVDWYEAEAIRPYILGRFRDMLAATTRHPAMIWYLDNVASVGPNSPVGRRGKQGLNENYARELLELHTLGVSGGYTLQDIREVAKVLSGWRVTTRPGEGAMRVAFDASYHEPGDKTIMGNVIRESGPGELDELLDYLASSPATAHHIAYRFAKHFVADVPPTALVDLLQRRFLESDGDLRELARSLVEYGNWSEPAQKVLPPEDWGIAFARLVSMQAMGVSARIRSAVTQMGQSSYSAPSPKGWPDELNAWLTPETIIARTSWARHLMEDEDIPPDPRDILDLYGETIGEAERMIIAGAPSRVDGLSLIAAMPRFNLR; encoded by the coding sequence ATGCTCTCGGAGAAGCACATCGTCGCTGCGACCCGGTTCGGACTGGGCGTGACGCCGGGGATGATGGACGACATGAGAGACGATCCTCGCGGCTGGGTGGTGGCTCAGGTCGAGGGTGCCGTTACCGCGCAGGAATATGACGTGCCCATGCTCGACGAGAGATTGTCAGTTATCTTTCCAAAGGCAGGGGCAGGCGATGCCAAGACAATTTCGCGCAGACGGGAGGCGTTTATAAATAGTGCGCGAGAGGCTCGCATTGGGCGCGCTCTTTCAACCCCCTCTCCCTATGTTGAAAGACTGACGCGCTTCTGGTTTGGGCATTTTACTGTATCAACATCCAAGCTCATTATGCTCGTTCTGGTTGATTGGTATGAAGCGGAAGCTATTAGACCGTATATTCTGGGGCGGTTCCGCGACATGCTTGCCGCAACTACCCGACATCCTGCGATGATATGGTATCTCGATAACGTGGCGTCAGTTGGCCCCAATTCACCGGTGGGAAGGCGAGGCAAGCAGGGGTTGAACGAAAATTATGCGCGGGAACTTCTCGAATTGCATACACTTGGTGTCAGCGGAGGATATACTCTGCAAGACATCAGGGAAGTTGCCAAGGTTCTTTCTGGCTGGCGCGTTACGACGCGACCAGGAGAAGGTGCCATGCGTGTCGCGTTCGATGCCTCTTATCACGAACCCGGCGATAAGACGATCATGGGGAATGTGATTAGGGAAAGTGGGCCGGGGGAGCTTGATGAACTCCTTGACTATCTGGCGTCGTCCCCGGCCACCGCTCATCATATCGCCTACAGATTCGCCAAGCATTTTGTTGCAGATGTCCCACCGACCGCACTCGTTGATCTGCTGCAGCGTCGTTTTCTGGAAAGCGATGGGGATCTGCGGGAACTGGCGAGGTCGTTGGTCGAGTATGGCAATTGGAGCGAGCCTGCGCAAAAAGTGTTGCCGCCTGAAGATTGGGGGATAGCCTTTGCCCGCTTGGTCTCAATGCAGGCGATGGGCGTGTCGGCACGCATTCGCAGCGCCGTGACACAAATGGGCCAGTCGAGCTATTCAGCGCCGTCTCCCAAAGGCTGGCCGGATGAATTGAATGCCTGGCTGACGCCGGAGACGATTATCGCGCGAACTTCATGGGCCCGGCATCTGATGGAGGATGAGGACATTCCACCCGATCCACGAGATATTCTGGACCTGTATGGCGAAACGATCGGAGAGGCCGAGCGGATGATCATTGCAGGTGCACCGTCACGTGTGGACGGGCTCTCGTTGATCGCTGCCATGCCTAGGTTCAATCTGCGCTAA
- a CDS encoding methyltransferase domain-containing protein: MLPAPSLPARSGTAGDHPSPSLSGSAVPIPAPWGDADAAFFAEHLDRSDYARNLGECLRALMGGRVRSLIDVGAGSGVLGLGLIARGGHWTAWEPNAHMRGRLAAVVAGRTDLTLDVRADGWQALDTAPMADPADLVLCANIPGPIGAAQALHARTRGRGRNLAWVVPAQAGPRSWCLSGFLPDDLHGDDTTPGHSLCLDELGPDHAPDLVHLVDWRFRARFADHAAARDHMIDRLARRHGPVSDDLAHRLDRHLDQALMPADDGGVIAEAPKVSAILLWHG, from the coding sequence ATGCTGCCCGCACCGTCTCTGCCGGCAAGATCCGGCACTGCCGGCGACCACCCGTCGCCGTCGCTTTCCGGCTCCGCTGTTCCGATCCCCGCGCCCTGGGGCGATGCCGACGCGGCATTCTTCGCCGAGCACCTGGACCGATCCGATTATGCCCGCAATCTGGGAGAGTGCTTGCGCGCGCTCATGGGTGGGCGTGTCCGGTCGCTGATCGATGTCGGCGCCGGATCGGGGGTGCTTGGCCTTGGCCTGATCGCCCGGGGCGGACACTGGACCGCATGGGAGCCCAACGCCCATATGCGCGGCCGGCTGGCGGCGGTGGTGGCCGGCAGGACCGATCTCACCCTGGATGTCCGCGCCGATGGCTGGCAGGCGCTCGATACCGCCCCCATGGCCGACCCGGCCGATCTGGTGCTCTGCGCCAATATTCCGGGGCCGATCGGTGCTGCGCAGGCGCTCCATGCCCGCACCCGTGGTCGTGGCCGCAATCTCGCCTGGGTCGTGCCGGCGCAGGCGGGGCCGCGGAGCTGGTGCCTGTCTGGTTTCCTCCCCGATGACCTGCATGGCGACGATACAACGCCCGGCCACAGCTTGTGTCTCGATGAGCTTGGGCCGGACCATGCGCCAGATCTGGTGCATCTGGTCGACTGGCGTTTCCGTGCCCGGTTTGCCGATCATGCCGCGGCCCGCGACCACATGATCGACCGGCTGGCACGGCGTCATGGGCCGGTTTCAGATGATCTGGCGCACCGCCTGGACCGGCATCTCGACCAGGCGCTGATGCCGGCCGATGACGGCGGCGTCATTGCCGAGGCGCCGAAGGTGAGCGCCATCCTGCTCTGGCACGGCTGA
- a CDS encoding FecCD family ABC transporter permease: MTRTLAFTLLTIAAVAAVLAGLWLGTETATRADLAGLIAGRDGGVRDGPFARLLLYWRLPRVLAAFAVGACLGVAGAVFQGVFRNPLAEPWLLGTAPGAALGAAVALLVPLPVAPALALPVLAIVGAWGATWIVIVAARAARIADVTGVLLAGVAVAAALGAVRGLLLLALSDDTVNLQVVMSWTLGGIHTPDAGGLALLWGLSLAGIALAMVLAPGLDRLGLGDEAAGAMGLNVRRFTELAVLAGAAITAVAVGWGGLVGFVGLMVPHMARRLVGPGHRVLIPASALAGGALVAVLDGLARSLLPPADLPLGLLTALIGTPAFLLVLGQARGGVR; the protein is encoded by the coding sequence ATGACCCGGACCCTGGCGTTCACCCTGCTGACTATTGCTGCGGTGGCGGCGGTTCTGGCCGGGCTGTGGCTTGGCACCGAAACCGCGACGCGCGCCGATCTGGCCGGATTGATCGCCGGCCGCGACGGAGGCGTTCGGGACGGCCCGTTCGCGCGGCTGCTGCTGTACTGGCGGCTGCCGCGGGTGCTGGCGGCCTTTGCCGTCGGCGCCTGCCTGGGCGTTGCCGGGGCGGTGTTCCAGGGCGTGTTCCGCAATCCGCTGGCGGAGCCCTGGCTGCTGGGCACGGCGCCGGGGGCGGCACTTGGTGCCGCCGTGGCCCTGCTGGTGCCGCTGCCGGTGGCCCCGGCGCTGGCCCTGCCGGTGCTGGCGATCGTCGGTGCCTGGGGCGCGACCTGGATCGTGATCGTGGCGGCGCGGGCCGCACGGATCGCCGATGTCACCGGCGTGCTGCTGGCGGGGGTGGCGGTGGCGGCGGCGCTGGGTGCCGTGCGCGGCCTGCTGCTGCTGGCCCTGTCCGACGATACCGTGAACCTTCAGGTGGTGATGAGCTGGACGCTGGGGGGCATCCACACGCCGGATGCAGGCGGGCTCGCTCTGCTGTGGGGGCTCAGCCTTGCCGGCATCGCGCTCGCGATGGTTCTGGCGCCGGGGCTCGACCGGCTGGGGCTGGGGGATGAGGCCGCCGGCGCCATGGGCCTGAACGTCCGGCGCTTCACCGAACTGGCGGTGCTGGCCGGTGCCGCGATCACGGCTGTGGCCGTGGGGTGGGGCGGGCTGGTCGGTTTCGTGGGGCTGATGGTGCCGCATATGGCGCGGCGGCTGGTCGGTCCCGGCCATCGTGTCCTGATTCCGGCCTCGGCGCTGGCCGGCGGGGCGCTGGTGGCGGTGCTCGACGGGCTTGCCCGGTCGCTGCTGCCGCCGGCCGATCTGCCGCTTGGTCTGTTGACGGCGCTGATCGGCACGCCGGCCTTTCTGCTGGTGCTGGGTCAGGCCCGTGGCGGTGTAAGATGA
- a CDS encoding ABC transporter substrate-binding protein yields MLALIVLAVSVMPSGIVRAADGWPRRVTDALGREVVIPAAPRRIVAIFSSNVEMLAAIGAGPEIVAIEAWTRYPPEIVARAGRVGGRLGFSVEAIARMDADLVVMTPARQAAAGMVDPLGRIGIPAIVLTHRRLGDILGNIRLLGRATGHDADGDAVAAAMAARIDHLRRCLAGRPPVRVYLETGSDDRGAAFTLRDATYTGDILRAAGGVSVFAGRDRLGRVSGEAVWQADPDMILVAGTPEQAQALTTRPGWDGINAVARGDVAAVSRALLLIPGPRVVDGAWMLARLLHPAAFAAGGACADAPQSVEGAGG; encoded by the coding sequence TTGCTGGCGCTGATCGTGCTGGCGGTATCGGTGATGCCATCCGGTATTGTCCGCGCGGCGGATGGCTGGCCGCGTCGGGTCACCGACGCGCTGGGGCGCGAGGTGGTGATCCCGGCCGCCCCCCGGCGGATCGTCGCCATCTTCTCTAGCAATGTCGAGATGCTGGCCGCGATCGGCGCCGGCCCTGAGATCGTGGCGATCGAGGCCTGGACCCGCTATCCGCCTGAGATCGTGGCACGGGCCGGGCGGGTGGGTGGACGGCTGGGGTTTTCGGTGGAAGCGATCGCCCGGATGGATGCCGATCTGGTGGTGATGACCCCGGCACGACAGGCGGCGGCCGGCATGGTCGATCCGCTGGGGCGGATCGGCATTCCGGCGATCGTGCTGACCCATCGGCGCCTGGGCGACATCCTTGGCAATATCCGCCTGCTGGGCCGCGCCACCGGCCATGACGCGGATGGCGATGCCGTGGCGGCGGCGATGGCGGCGCGGATCGATCATCTGCGCCGCTGCCTGGCCGGCCGGCCGCCGGTGCGGGTGTATCTTGAGACCGGCAGCGACGATCGCGGTGCGGCGTTCACCCTGCGCGATGCCACCTATACCGGCGATATCCTGCGCGCCGCCGGCGGCGTCAGTGTCTTTGCCGGTCGGGACCGGCTGGGCCGCGTGTCGGGAGAGGCGGTGTGGCAGGCGGACCCCGACATGATCCTGGTCGCCGGCACGCCAGAGCAGGCGCAGGCGCTGACCACACGTCCCGGCTGGGACGGCATCAACGCCGTGGCGCGTGGCGATGTGGCGGCGGTGTCGCGGGCGCTGTTGCTGATCCCCGGGCCACGGGTGGTGGACGGGGCCTGGATGCTGGCCCGGTTGCTGCATCCTGCGGCTTTCGCCGCCGGGGGCGCCTGTGCCGATGCGCCTCAGTCTGTGGAAGGGGCAGGCGGATGA
- the cimA gene encoding citramalate synthase has translation MSGERIYLYDSTLRDGAQTRGVDFTAADKAGVARELDKLGIDYIEGGWPGANQTDDAFFADLPRLSRARFSAFGMTRRFGRSAENDPGLAAVLGADVPAACLVGKSWDFQVTMALGVELDENLRMIGDSIGHAARVKSEAMFDAEHFFDGYKANPDYALAAVGAAYAAGARWVVLCDTNGGTLPHEIDEIVRHVTTLIPGDRLGIHCHNDTGNAVANSLAAVRAGVRQIQGTLNGLGERCGNADLVTLLPTLMLKMGYTTGIDEAGLTHLTTVSRAFDERMNRAPNIHAPYVGAAAFAHKGGLHASAVLKDPRAYEHVVPEQVGNRRHVLVSDQSGRANLLVRLAEIGIEVAADDRRLPGLLEQVKANEHVGYAYDGADASLELLARRALGEVPEYFRLQSFRVIDERRYNARGELVTLSEATIKITVGGVPIMAVAEGNGPVNALDTALRRAIAQTYQGVRDVRLVDYKVRIMSAPDGTGTDAVTRVVIESADTTGHHWSTVGVSANVVNASYEALADGITYRLFQAGVSVPAAADAAAALDVGA, from the coding sequence ATGTCCGGTGAGCGCATCTATCTGTATGACAGCACCCTGCGCGACGGCGCGCAGACCCGTGGCGTCGATTTCACGGCAGCCGACAAGGCGGGTGTCGCGCGCGAACTGGATAAGCTGGGCATTGATTATATTGAGGGTGGCTGGCCGGGCGCGAACCAGACCGATGACGCGTTCTTCGCCGATCTGCCCCGGCTGAGCCGGGCGCGGTTTTCAGCTTTCGGCATGACCCGGCGCTTCGGGCGGTCGGCCGAGAACGATCCCGGGCTTGCCGCGGTGCTTGGCGCCGATGTGCCGGCCGCATGTCTGGTGGGCAAAAGCTGGGATTTTCAGGTCACCATGGCACTGGGCGTGGAGCTGGACGAGAATCTGCGGATGATCGGCGACAGCATCGGCCATGCGGCGCGGGTCAAGTCCGAGGCCATGTTCGATGCCGAGCATTTCTTCGACGGCTATAAGGCCAACCCCGACTATGCGTTGGCGGCGGTCGGGGCTGCCTATGCCGCCGGCGCGCGCTGGGTGGTGCTGTGCGACACCAATGGCGGCACGCTGCCCCACGAGATCGACGAGATCGTCCGTCATGTCACGACCCTGATCCCCGGCGATCGCCTGGGTATCCACTGCCATAACGACACCGGCAACGCCGTGGCCAACAGTCTGGCGGCGGTGCGCGCCGGGGTGCGGCAGATCCAGGGTACGTTGAACGGGTTGGGCGAACGCTGCGGCAATGCCGATCTGGTGACCCTGCTGCCGACCCTGATGCTGAAGATGGGCTATACCACCGGCATCGATGAGGCAGGGCTGACCCATCTGACAACGGTCAGCCGCGCCTTCGATGAGCGGATGAACCGCGCGCCCAACATCCATGCGCCCTATGTCGGCGCCGCCGCCTTCGCCCATAAGGGCGGGTTGCATGCCAGCGCGGTGCTGAAGGATCCGCGCGCCTATGAGCATGTGGTGCCGGAACAGGTGGGTAACCGGCGCCATGTGCTGGTGTCGGACCAGTCGGGCCGGGCCAATCTTCTGGTGCGGCTGGCCGAGATCGGCATCGAGGTCGCGGCCGATGACCGGCGCCTGCCGGGGCTGCTGGAGCAGGTGAAGGCCAATGAGCATGTCGGCTATGCCTATGACGGCGCCGATGCCAGTCTGGAACTGCTGGCCCGCCGGGCGTTGGGCGAGGTGCCGGAATACTTCCGCCTGCAATCCTTCCGGGTGATCGATGAACGCCGCTACAACGCGCGTGGCGAGCTGGTGACCCTGTCGGAAGCAACGATCAAGATCACTGTGGGTGGTGTGCCGATCATGGCGGTGGCCGAGGGCAACGGCCCGGTCAACGCGTTGGACACGGCCCTGCGCCGGGCGATCGCCCAGACCTATCAGGGCGTGCGTGATGTCCGGCTGGTGGATTACAAGGTGCGGATCATGTCGGCGCCCGACGGCACCGGCACCGACGCGGTCACCCGGGTGGTGATCGAAAGCGCCGATACCACTGGCCATCACTGGTCGACGGTGGGCGTGTCGGCCAATGTGGTCAATGCGTCCTATGAGGCGCTGGCCGATGGTATCACCTACCGGCTGTTTCAGGCCGGCGTATCGGTGCCGGCGGCGGCCGACGCCGCCGCGGCCCTGGATGTGGGAGCCTGA